TGTGCCTGATAAGGAAAAGCTCTTTATATACTCTACCGCACCCACCGATGGCACAGCCCAGAAGTTGGAAGAGCTCGGTGCCAACAAGGTTATAGTTCCAGACAAGCTAATAGCCAACAGGATATTTTCCTATATGCTACATGAAATGGGAGGCTATGTTTCTGACCTCTTTGACAGGATAGCCTACGGCGAGGAGACGGAGCTTGAGATAGTGGAGCTATTCGTTCAAAGCGGTAGTTCTCTTGTGGGTAAGAAGCTTAAAGATATAGACCTAAGGAGGATATACGGAGTTACTGTTGTAGGTATAAGGAGGTTTGATGGAAGCTTGGAGCTTACAGTATCTGGAGATACACAGATAGAAGAAGGAGATACACTTTTACTGCTTGGTAAGCCTTCAAATATAAGAAAGGCTATGGATTTCTACAAGGAGGTTCTAAAATGAGGCTCAAGAAAATAATGACAGACTTTTTCCTGCTTATGGCTCTCACTACAAACATTAGCTTTATATTTAACCCAAATCCCTATGAGCTTGTGATAACGGTTATAGCAAACCTAACTGCCACCATACTAAAGCTCGGCGAGGGTAAGATATTGGCAACTGAGATGACCGCAGCGAGCCTTGTGGCAGACCTTCACCTCATACCTGCAGTCTTTATATACTTCTTGGGAGATATCCCGGAGGCGGTCAGCCTTG
This portion of the Aquificaceae bacterium genome encodes:
- a CDS encoding DUF6394 family protein, which codes for MRLKKIMTDFFLLMALTTNISFIFNPNPYELVITVIANLTATILKLGEGKILATEMTAASLVADLHLIPAVFIYFLGDIPEAVSLAIGALAANIISVLLSIIEAIFSYLSEE